The Nostoc sp. 'Peltigera membranacea cyanobiont' N6 genome contains the following window.
GTATCGTCAAACTCTAAATCAGACATAATCGTAGGTTGGGTTGAGGAACGAAACCCAACATCAACATCTACTTTAGTTTCTTAGGTTGCCCTTCGATCATTTCTTAACTCCCATCTCAACAGAAATAAATTGACGGTATCCTTTATAACTAATACTTTGGTATAAAAAGAGAAATTCAACCATCATAAAATTACACAATGCAATATCGCCGAGCCACAATCGAAGGTGGCACTTACTTTTTTACACTCGTAACATATAAAAGACAAAGACTATTATGCTTACCTACTAACGTATCTTTATTAAGAAATATTTTTCGGTATGTAATGCATCAACACCCATTTATAATTGATGCCTTTGTTTTATTACCGGATCATCTGCACTGTATTTGGACATTACCACAGGGCGATCGCAATTTTTCTACTCGTTGGCGTTTGATCAAAAGCTATTTTAGTCGCCAGTGCATCACTTTATCACAGAAAAACTTATCTACCTCTAGGCAAAATAAAAAAGAGCGAGGTATTTGGCAGCGTCGTTTTTGGGAACACTTGATTAGAGACGAGGTAGATTTTAAAAATCACCTTGAATATATTCACTACAATCCTGTCAAACATGGTTTAGTGAAAGCTCCAAAAGATTGGGAATATTCCAGTTTTCATCGTTCTGTTCGTCAGGCTACGTATGATCTTACGTGGGGCGCTGGGCAAGCAATTGTATTTGACTCTGATATCGCTAAAGAGTAGGTATCACCTAAATCGTAGGTTGGGTTAAACGAAGTGAAACCCAACAGCAGCGTTGAGTATTGTGATGGGTAATGTTGGGTTTCGTTCCTCAACCCAACCTACGAATTACTACTACAATCCTGTCAAACATGGTTTAGTGAAAGCTCCAAAAGATTGGGAATATTCCAGTTTTCATCGTTCTGTTCGTCAGGCTACGTATGATCTTACGTGGGGTGCTGGGCAAGCAATTGTATTTGACTCTAATATCGCTAAAGAGTAGGTATCACCTAAATCGTAGGTTGGGTTAAACGAAGTGAAACCCAACAGCAGCGTTGAGTATTGTGATGGGTAATGTTGGGTTTCGTTCCTCAACCCAACCTACGAATTACTACTTCCTCGCTGGTTCAGGTCTGGACTCCCTGGTGTACGCAGGGTAAATTCCCATTTATCAACTCTGACTTTGGGGAGTACTCACGCCACAGCCACCGCCACCACGCGAAAACCAACATTGTTGTTACGATTCGCGTGCGCGTTCCTATTGCGATAGGCAGAACGGCAATTCCTGGCATTGTTGATCAAACTACCGCCACGCAGCAGCTAAAATCGACCTGCCCCATGCTCAAACTCTCAAACTAAGTGAGAAATTTGATTAAATGTAATGTATAATATTTTGGATATAAATACACCACTGTAAAAAAAACTTTGACCTGCGTGTGCCGGAGAAGGAAGAAGAAAAATTAAGTGTAGAGGGCAAAAGGGTAAGAGTGTAAAGAGCAAGGAATTTTCTACGCCACCACCACGCGAAAACCAACATAGTTGTAAAAATTCGCGCGTGCGCCATTGTTACGAACAGCAGAACGGCAATTCCCAGCATTACTTCGCCAACCACAGCCACGCAGCAGCTTTATCTTATTATCTTTACCACTTAACCACGGACTACCATCTGTTGGTGCGCCTATGTAGTTATCATTGTACACATCTTGACACCATTCCCATACATTACCATGCATATCGTATAAACCAAAAGAGTTAGGCCGAAATTTTCCTACATCTGTTGTTTGTTGACGATATTCCCCTTTTGGTGCAGAGCCGTAAGGATAGTTACCGTTGTAGTTAACTAAATCTGTGGTAATCGTTTCACCAAAATAAAATGGTGTCTTCGTTCCAGCACGACAAGCATATTCCCATTCGGCTTCACTGGGTAGTCGATAGGTTTTTCCTATCTTTTGGCTCAATTTTTTACAAAATTCTACTGCATTATCCCAACTCACCTCTTCTACAGGTCGTTTCTCACCTTTGAAGTAAGAAGGATTACTGCCCATAATTGCTTGATACTGTGCCTGGTTGATTTCATATTTACCCATGAAGAAACCAGGTACTTTTACCTGATGCTGTGGACTTTCATTTTGATCTCTGTCTGCTTCTCCTTTCGGCGAACCCATCATAAAGATTCCCCGTGGTATTTGCACCATTCTTAGGGTGATACCATTTCCTAAGTCTTCCACAAAGTTTTTTGGTTTCTCTGTTCTTTGTGGTGTTATATTTGTTAGTTTTGGTGCATCTGTTGGTTCAACTGTAGCTCCTGGTGTAGGACTTGTACTAGTTTTTCCTGAATCAGATGGCCAAAAATGTGGTACTGCAATTGCCAAACCCAACCCAGCACCCGCAAACCCAGCAGTTTGAATTACACGTCGTCGTGACCAGTTAGGTAATATTATTTTTTTTGATGGCGAACCAGGTGTTGAAGGTGTTGAAATAGTAGATGTTGGAAATTGTGCCGCACCAGAAGTCTGAATATTATTAATCGGGGATGGTGAAGTTGCGTTGGGAGTTGGAATTTGAGGAGATTTATTTATAGGTGTATTTGTAACTGACTTAGATGCTTGTGGAATTGTTTGCTGAGGTAAATCAGGATTTGCAGAACTATTTCGCAACCGAGCAATTTCCTCCAAGGCTTCTATAGCTTCCATATCTTGACCTAATGCAGCAGCTAATACCCTAATCCAGAGTTGTTTTGCTAAATCAAAGTCTCTCTTACTCTGAGCGCGATAAGCATCATTTTTCAACGTGGCGATATCCGCTAGAGTTACGTGTTGTGGCAGAAGTATTAGGTGAGATTTATTCACAGGTTCAGCAATCACATAAGGCGTTTGCCTTGTATTCCTATGCTGGCGAACCAGTTCAGGCACACGAAATTTGAGATATTGCTCCAAGCGTTCAACAGTAGCGCATCGACCTTGAATTCCTAACCCTTCTAGCAATGCAGTGGTAAAAGCACCTTGTTGTAAAGCCTCAATTTCATAAGAATACTCCTGGGGAATACAAGAAAAAATGCTGATAACTCCTTGTTGACGTGCTTCTTCTGCGGTTTGTCGCCCAATTCCTTCACCTGTTTTTTTGCCTTCATTGCGACAAGCATCCAGAA
Protein-coding sequences here:
- a CDS encoding SUMF1/EgtB/PvdO family nonheme iron enzyme, which codes for MAKNWAIAIGINQYDYLQPLNYAKRDALLMQEFLGNEAGFERIFFFSDDSPELAGKSTRPTRTNLLRVLRQLFDNPFMGAGDNFWFFFSGHGIRYADRDYLMPCDGDPEDIENTAIAINFVSERLRRCGADNVVLILDACRNEGKKTGEGIGRQTAEEARQQGVISIFSCIPQEYSYEIEALQQGAFTTALLEGLGIQGRCATVERLEQYLKFRVPELVRQHRNTRQTPYVIAEPVNKSHLILLPQHVTLADIATLKNDAYRAQSKRDFDLAKQLWIRVLAAALGQDMEAIEALEEIARLRNSSANPDLPQQTIPQASKSVTNTPINKSPQIPTPNATSPSPINNIQTSGAAQFPTSTISTPSTPGSPSKKIILPNWSRRRVIQTAGFAGAGLGLAIAVPHFWPSDSGKTSTSPTPGATVEPTDAPKLTNITPQRTEKPKNFVEDLGNGITLRMVQIPRGIFMMGSPKGEADRDQNESPQHQVKVPGFFMGKYEINQAQYQAIMGSNPSYFKGEKRPVEEVSWDNAVEFCKKLSQKIGKTYRLPSEAEWEYACRAGTKTPFYFGETITTDLVNYNGNYPYGSAPKGEYRQQTTDVGKFRPNSFGLYDMHGNVWEWCQDVYNDNYIGAPTDGSPWLSGKDNKIKLLRGCGWRSNAGNCRSAVRNNGARANFYNYVGFRVVVA
- a CDS encoding REP-associated tyrosine transposase produces the protein MQYRRATIEGGTYFFTLVTYKRQRLLCLPTNVSLLRNIFRYVMHQHPFIIDAFVLLPDHLHCIWTLPQGDRNFSTRWRLIKSYFSRQCITLSQKNLSTSRQNKKERGIWQRRFWEHLIRDEVDFKNHLEYIHYNPVKHGLVKAPKDWEYSSFHRSVRQATYDLTWGAGQAIVFDSDIAKE